The genomic segment GAAGGCTTTGAAACACAGACTATCGGCAAGGGCTTTGTGATTTTGTTGGGTATCTGCCCGGAAGATACCGATGATGATATTGATTGGTTGATTAAAAAAATCTTACAGATGCGGATCTTTGAAGACGATGCAGGCAAGATGAACCTCGCTCTCGCCGATGTGCAGGGCGATATTCTGCTGGTAAGTCAATTTACGCTGTTTGCCAGCACCAAGAAAGGGAACCGTCCGTCCTTTAATGCGGCGGCAGATCCTTCGATTGCGATTCCGCTCTATGAACGCTGCATCCGTAAACTGAGCGAAGCGCTCGGTAAGCCGGTAAAGACCGGCCAATTCGGAGCGGATATGCAGGTGGAAATTCACAACGACGGGCCGGTTACCATTTTAATCGATACAAAGGTAAAAGAATGATTTCGTTGATAGCATTTTTAGGAAATACCGGACGGGAGTATGGACGCACCCGGCATAACGCAGCGTGGATTGCTGCGGATCGGTTGAATATTTGCCGAGGAATTTCATGGCAGCATAAGTTCCGCGGATTGTACGGGCGGTTCCCGGCAGCGGTTACCGGAGGACAGGCTGTCCACGCTTTAAAACCGGAAACGTATATGAATTTATCCGGTGAGTCGGTAGGAGAGGCTGCACAGTTTTTTAAAATCCCGCCGGCAGAAATACTCATCGTGCACGATGAGCTTGAGCTGCCTCCTGCGGTGCTGAGCTTAAAATGGTCGGGTGGGCTCGGCGGGCATAACGGTCTCCGTTCCGTAAAGGCAGCGCTCGGTACGGCGGACTTTTGGCGGCTGAGGATCGGTATCGGGCGTCCCGGCGGGAAAAAAAGCAGCAGCGCCGATCATCCCGATATTGCAGGCTATGTACTCTCTCCGTTTTCTCAAGAAGAATTTACACTGCTGGATACGGCGCTGCCGCAGCTCGAACCGCTTTTTACGGCGCTTATTACCGAACGGAAAGAACCGCAAACGCTGCTGCCCGCATGGACTAAGGTGCTTCCCGGTACATCGGCATAAACTTCAAACAGTCTGATGCGATTGTTTTCCTTTTGCGTGAAATTTTCTTAAAATTTCACGCATCTTTTCCCTGCAGGAGGGTAATCGCATCAGACAGATAAATAAAAATCACAAAATAAATAGGCTATGAGACCATTTGAGCCGCAAAGCGGCGAAATTCCGGTTGAATAGCCTATTTATTTTGTGGGAAATATAGCAAAACAGTCTGATGCGATTACCCTACGGAGTCAGGTCGGTCAAAAGAGCTCGTTGTCGCCGTCAAAAGCGCTGCCGGGCTTCGATTTATGAGCAGATGATGCAGCCGAATCTGTGCTTGCATTTTTCGCATCTTCGGCTGCGAGAGCGGCTCTTTCAAGCATGGATTTTTTCCCTGCGGCAGAACCCGCTTCTTTGTCTGCCGTAGTGCCCGCCGTTTTTATGCCGGCTGTAGACTTTGCACCCGCCGCTTTTGCCGTCTGCGAGGCTTCTCCGGAATCCGCACCGGATTCCTGATTCGATATTGCAAAGCTCGACACATACTTTTGATTGGGAAAGAGCCGAGCCCGTAAGGTCTTTTCAAGATCGATTGCAACATCGGGATTGTCTTCCAAGAATTTTACGGCGTTGTCATGCCCTTGCCCGATTTTATCTTCTTTATATGAATACCATGCGCCTTTTTTGTCTATCAACTCATATTTCACCGCACAGTCCAGCAAGCTGCCGTAGGGAGATATTCCCTTGCCGAACAGAATTTCCAGTTCAACCTTCCGGAACGGCGGTGCAACCTTGTTTTTTACAACTTTGATACGAACCTTGTTTCCCCATGCTTCATCCTCATCCTTACCGAGCACTTCACCCTTTCGGACTTCGATACGTACCGATGAATAGAATTTAAGCGCATTACCGCCGGTGGTGGTTTCGGGGTTACCGTACGCAATGCCGATTTTCATACGGATTTGGTTAATAAAAATCAGAATACATTTTGAACGCGAAATAATTGCCGTTAATTTACGGAGCGCCTGACTCATCAATCGTGCCTGCAATCCCATGTGCGAATCGCCCATTTCGCCGTCGATTTCCGCTTGCGGCGTAAGGGCAGCAACCGAGTCTACAACGATAACGTCAACAGCGCCCGAACGGACAAGGTTTTCGGTGATTTCCAATGCCTGCTCTCCCGCATCGGGTTGGGCAACCCATAGTTCGTCGATATTGACGCCGAGCTTTTGCGCATACTGGGGATCAAGGGCATGTTCGGCATCCACGAACGCCGCAATGCCTCCCCGTTTTTGAGCCTCGGCGACAACGTGAAGGGCAAGCGTGGTTTTTCCCGATGATTCCGGGCCGAATATTTCGATAATTCTTCCGCGGGGATAACCGCCGATACCGAGCGCCTCATCGAGCAGAATGCTGCCTGACGGGATGACTTCAATACCGCTTGCCTCGGTTTTTGAGCCGAGCTTCATCAGAGAACCCTGTCCGAACTCTTTTTCGATTTGCAGGCGTGCGGCCTCCAATGCTTTGAGCTTTTCATCGGCATCGGTAATATTGGTTACCTGGTTTATTTCTGATTTTGTTTTTGCCATTTAGTGCCTCCATAACATAGTGCATTCGTCCGCCGAAATCGCATTTGCAATGATATTCTGCAAAAGCGCATTTTACTCCGGCGGCTTCCGAACGCTGCATCGCTTCTTATCTTTGTTATATGACTTTGCTGCGATTTTGGCTTGATAAAACTGATAAAAAATCACTTTTTTTAGAATTTTTTTACAAAGTATATCAGTCTACCACTGAATCTTAACTTATAACATAGGAAGGTAATATAAATCAATATTACGGAAGATTTACACTTTTGAAAGGGTACCGGCATCCATTCGGTAGGTTGTACAATGAGGATCCAAAATATTGGAATCATGCGTAACAATCAGTACGGCAGTTCCCAGCCGGTTTATATCCTTTATCGCCTGCATAACGCCTGTTGCGGTTTCCGCATCCAGATTTGCAGTCGGCTCATCGGCAATCAGCAGCTTTGGGTCATTCATCAGTGCACGGGCAATAAGCATCCGTTTT from the Treponema vincentii F0403 genome contains:
- the dtd gene encoding D-aminoacyl-tRNA deacylase produces the protein MRAVIQRVRSGSVAIEGFETQTIGKGFVILLGICPEDTDDDIDWLIKKILQMRIFEDDAGKMNLALADVQGDILLVSQFTLFASTKKGNRPSFNAAADPSIAIPLYERCIRKLSEALGKPVKTGQFGADMQVEIHNDGPVTILIDTKVKE
- the pth gene encoding aminoacyl-tRNA hydrolase, translated to MISLIAFLGNTGREYGRTRHNAAWIAADRLNICRGISWQHKFRGLYGRFPAAVTGGQAVHALKPETYMNLSGESVGEAAQFFKIPPAEILIVHDELELPPAVLSLKWSGGLGGHNGLRSVKAALGTADFWRLRIGIGRPGGKKSSSADHPDIAGYVLSPFSQEEFTLLDTALPQLEPLFTALITERKEPQTLLPAWTKVLPGTSA
- the recA gene encoding recombinase RecA, which codes for MAKTKSEINQVTNITDADEKLKALEAARLQIEKEFGQGSLMKLGSKTEASGIEVIPSGSILLDEALGIGGYPRGRIIEIFGPESSGKTTLALHVVAEAQKRGGIAAFVDAEHALDPQYAQKLGVNIDELWVAQPDAGEQALEITENLVRSGAVDVIVVDSVAALTPQAEIDGEMGDSHMGLQARLMSQALRKLTAIISRSKCILIFINQIRMKIGIAYGNPETTTGGNALKFYSSVRIEVRKGEVLGKDEDEAWGNKVRIKVVKNKVAPPFRKVELEILFGKGISPYGSLLDCAVKYELIDKKGAWYSYKEDKIGQGHDNAVKFLEDNPDVAIDLEKTLRARLFPNQKYVSSFAISNQESGADSGEASQTAKAAGAKSTAGIKTAGTTADKEAGSAAGKKSMLERAALAAEDAKNASTDSAASSAHKSKPGSAFDGDNELF